The Gasterosteus aculeatus chromosome 17, fGasAcu3.hap1.1, whole genome shotgun sequence genome includes a window with the following:
- the LOC120834845 gene encoding uncharacterized protein LOC120834845, translating into MTKLEMLNAFLNERLSAAAEEIFRAVKSTVAEYQGEILRSKEENERLKRLLNVAVQRLLLQPEPPSVEPQEDARPRETEGSLSVEPLPHIKEEPKLRDGPVDSSREASAPEEGSCGRLGPPLGSHPSPSPAPPASREVKSERAGEAGSSPPPATVHSNGRAAPGDSRAAANSHRTARGFLRANGKQSAHILQIKSVRSLKPLAARSSHPGQSIQRWHSCKECGKGFSFACQLEVHMRWHTKEKPYSCAVCRKSFTTVSMLKRHHRIHTGEKPFRCHVCGKCFNQSAHLNTHFRLHSRERAGWGRAPLAK; encoded by the exons ATGACCAAACTGGAGATGCTCAACGCGTTTCTGAACGAGAGGCTGTCCGCGGCCGCGGAGGAGATCTTCCGCGCCGTGAAGAGCACCGTGGCGGAGTACCAGGGCGAGATCCTGCGCTCCAAGGAGGAGAACGAGCGGCTCAAGCGGCTGCTGAACGTGGCCGTCCAGCGGCTCCTGCTGCAGCCAG AGCCTCCCTCTGTCGAGCCCCAGGAGGACGCTCGGCCCCGTGAGACGGAGGGGAGCCTCAGCGTGGAGCCGCTGCCGCATATCAAAGAGGAGCCAAAGCTCCGGGACGGTCCCGTGGATTCGTCACGGGAGGCCAGCGCCCCGGAGGAAGGAAGCTGCGGTCGCCTGGGGCCTCCGCTCGGGTCACATCCTTCTCCGTCCCCAGCGCCACCCGCCTCTCGGGAGGTGAAGTCCGAGCGCGCCGGGGAGGCCGGCAGCTCGCCGCCGCCCGCGACCGTTCACTCCAACGGCAGAGCGGCTCCGGGCGACTCGCGGGCCGCCGCCAACAGCCACAGGACAGCCCGGGGCTTCCTGCGCGCAAACGGCAAGCAGAGCGCGCACATACTGCAGATAAAAAGCGTCCGATCCCTGAAGCCGCTGGCCGCCCGCTCCTCTCACCCGGGCCAGAGCATACAGAGGTGGCACAGCTGCAAGGAGTGCGGCAAGGGCTTCAGCTTCGCCTGCCAGCTGGAGGTCCACATGCGCTGGCACACAAAGGAGAAGCCGTACAGCTGCGCCGTGTGCCGCAAGAGCTTCACCACGGTCAGCATGCTCAAGCGGCACCACCGCatccacacgggggagaagcccTTCCGCTGCCACGTCTGTGGCAAATGTTTCAACCAGTCGGCGCACCTCAACACCCATTTCAGGCTGCACAGCAGAGAGCGGGCCGGCTGGGGCCGGGCGCCACTCGCCAAATGA